A single region of the Enterococcus mundtii genome encodes:
- a CDS encoding ABC transporter ATP-binding protein codes for MTELIEFKNVQKTFNDKYAIRQLDLSINEGEIFVLVGPSGSGKTTSLKMINGLSLPSVGEVYFKGKSLKDYNLQKMRWQMGYVLQQIALFPTMTVKQNIEVIPEMLGWEKQKRSETSDQLLTKVGLDPDVYRDRMPQELSGGEQQRVGIIRALAANPEVILMDEPFSALDPLSRTSLQELVLSLHKELGTTIVFVTHNMEEAIKLGDRIAVMKEGALIQCDTPEQLLMHPKNDFVRSFFEESIQEKDQTVEQLVLAGFFEKEITEQRRVVQLDTPLKQLFAQLEAVETVNIYKQEIPIGSISRENVFAFLSGKQS; via the coding sequence TTGACCGAACTGATTGAATTTAAAAACGTCCAAAAAACCTTTAATGACAAGTATGCAATTAGACAATTAGACCTTTCAATCAATGAGGGAGAGATCTTTGTATTGGTAGGTCCTTCGGGAAGTGGAAAGACAACTTCACTAAAAATGATCAATGGACTCTCATTACCAAGTGTCGGTGAGGTATATTTCAAAGGTAAATCATTAAAGGACTATAACTTGCAAAAAATGCGTTGGCAAATGGGATATGTCTTGCAACAGATTGCATTATTTCCAACGATGACTGTCAAACAGAATATCGAAGTGATCCCTGAAATGTTAGGCTGGGAAAAACAGAAACGATCCGAGACTTCGGATCAGTTACTGACAAAAGTTGGTTTAGATCCTGATGTCTATCGTGATCGAATGCCACAAGAATTGTCTGGAGGAGAACAACAGCGTGTAGGGATCATTCGGGCGTTAGCAGCCAATCCTGAAGTGATCTTGATGGATGAGCCTTTCAGTGCGTTGGACCCTCTATCAAGAACTTCCTTGCAGGAGCTTGTTTTATCACTTCATAAAGAATTAGGTACGACGATTGTTTTTGTTACCCATAATATGGAAGAAGCAATTAAACTAGGGGATCGCATCGCTGTGATGAAAGAAGGGGCATTGATCCAATGTGATACACCAGAACAATTATTGATGCATCCTAAGAATGACTTTGTACGTAGTTTCTTCGAGGAATCGATCCAAGAAAAAGATCAGACAGTTGAACAACTTGTACTTGCTGGCTTTTTTGAGAAAGAGATCACTGAACAACGAAGAGTGGTTCAGCTTGATACACCACTAAAACAATTATTTGCTCAACTAGAAGCAGTCGAAACAGTCAACATCTATAAACAAGAAATTCCGATTGGATCGATCTCCAGAGAAAATGTCTTTGCATTTCTAAGTGGGAAACAGAGTTGA
- a CDS encoding helix-turn-helix domain-containing protein, protein MKGILNKQSTRQLALLELLWENEWLTVSKIVQVIGGVEKTIRTDIKHLNEIIKPLKIETSFKHGVFLDKTLGVSKTHLYSLFLQNCIECQIIEEIFINPKLSKGELCDCLFISETQLNRLLAKLNSVLEKFSIQISHELTIEGSEINIRKLFASLMYEKYLSAEPLLLKEEFDLIDRLIQCFYEENITIIEANDQHHFLLNKIHLKVLAALYRCKQGGFIEKKATVFNYKTILNDEELKRRCKESFEIELNEDILYNLFANYCEPFKVTGACQQFGMFQSSLHSKIERLIKDLSQRFNIECSHSDTLIADILWSSFRITGPTFILNNVIEEFVLELMGENQTIMFELRECFAEIYEELELKPFDKKNMVYQSIYSLVTQWSDFRIEMKKTHQIKAALILDVPIGHLRMLKEEIEMHFRSTYSVDILSPFDLFSQVKLEKYDCVLTDVCTIRGSIEQPRVIGIPHYFDNEFIHKLHTFIINRKESVKLFRKELVM, encoded by the coding sequence ATGAAAGGAATATTAAATAAACAAAGTACAAGGCAATTAGCATTATTAGAATTGCTGTGGGAAAATGAATGGTTGACCGTATCGAAAATTGTCCAAGTCATCGGGGGAGTCGAAAAGACGATACGAACGGATATCAAACATTTAAATGAAATAATCAAACCGCTTAAAATTGAAACATCTTTTAAACACGGGGTTTTCTTGGATAAAACACTTGGGGTCTCAAAAACACATCTTTATTCTTTGTTTTTGCAAAACTGCATCGAATGTCAGATCATCGAAGAAATTTTTATCAATCCGAAGCTTTCTAAAGGTGAGTTATGTGATTGCTTGTTTATCTCAGAGACACAGTTGAACCGCTTGTTGGCCAAGCTAAATTCAGTTTTAGAAAAATTTTCAATACAAATCAGTCATGAATTGACGATTGAAGGTTCAGAGATAAATATTCGTAAATTATTTGCTAGTTTGATGTATGAAAAATATCTTTCTGCGGAACCGCTTCTTTTAAAAGAAGAGTTTGACCTGATCGATCGATTGATCCAATGTTTTTATGAGGAAAACATAACGATCATTGAAGCGAATGACCAACATCATTTTTTATTAAATAAAATACATTTAAAAGTACTAGCTGCGCTATATCGATGCAAGCAAGGCGGTTTTATAGAAAAAAAAGCAACTGTTTTTAACTACAAAACCATTTTGAATGACGAAGAATTAAAACGTAGATGTAAAGAATCTTTTGAAATTGAACTGAATGAAGACATATTATACAATTTATTTGCCAACTATTGCGAACCTTTTAAAGTGACCGGAGCTTGCCAACAGTTTGGTATGTTTCAATCATCCTTACATAGTAAAATTGAACGACTGATCAAAGATTTATCTCAACGATTTAATATCGAGTGTTCCCATAGTGATACATTGATTGCTGACATTTTATGGAGTAGTTTTCGAATCACTGGCCCGACTTTCATATTGAACAATGTGATTGAAGAATTTGTTTTAGAATTAATGGGTGAAAATCAAACAATCATGTTTGAATTAAGAGAGTGTTTTGCAGAAATATATGAAGAACTTGAACTTAAACCGTTTGATAAGAAAAATATGGTGTATCAATCGATCTATAGTTTGGTTACACAGTGGTCTGATTTTAGGATCGAGATGAAAAAGACCCATCAGATCAAGGCTGCATTGATCTTGGATGTTCCCATTGGTCATTTGCGTATGTTGAAGGAAGAAATCGAAATGCATTTCAGAAGTACGTACTCCGTTGATATCTTGTCACCATTTGATCTGTTCAGCCAAGTAAAATTAGAAAAATATGACTGTGTGTTGACAGATGTTTGTACAATCCGAGGGTCTATCGAACAACCGAGGGTGATTGGCATCCCACATTATTTCGATAATGAGTTCATTCACAAATTACATACTTTTATTATAAACAGAAAAGAAAGTGTCAAGTTATTTAGAAAAGAACTTGTGATGTAA
- a CDS encoding helix-turn-helix domain-containing protein — MREILDGRLKRQLKILEILWDTQWMTTAELAEMIESSEKTTRNDLSQINEMIAPLTIETSFRSGVLLKKNMKTPKAFIYSKILSKSLEYTLLETLFFRRVSSKDDLSDSLYISETQVSRVINRINQVISKYEFQINNHLDIVGNEGNIRDFFSAFFAEKYNLPENLMKGDDLSLITDIIEVFVKENTIWALVNNDNHLFLGNMKFHLFICFVRLKQDYQLISRNIPFIFQHFANETELLGRINEKFVVNLREENLQQLFYEFYQPIHPTLRLQYLNVQVDAVNQKNKLNQVIEYLENKFGIICENRDQLIHDIYWTTMNMVRPTYILHNKKREFFQNVKRDSPTLVKDLEDRFFEIYQTLGSAFHSYLDEMIHQSVFKLLTSWSDLWVQVRKQKIKLNVALLLDSSYDHMCMLKEEIKFYFRHNINIEILHPATKIQNDYLKKFDCLLTDIYFNDYFEVPTLGISNYLDEVIIDKLVEYYHIKVDELAEI, encoded by the coding sequence ATGAGAGAAATCTTAGATGGACGTTTGAAACGTCAGTTGAAGATTTTGGAAATATTATGGGATACTCAGTGGATGACGACAGCTGAATTAGCCGAAATGATCGAAAGCTCAGAAAAAACAACTCGAAATGATCTTTCACAAATCAATGAGATGATTGCACCGCTGACAATTGAAACCTCCTTTAGATCAGGAGTATTGCTAAAGAAAAATATGAAAACACCAAAAGCATTCATCTATTCAAAAATTTTGAGTAAAAGTTTGGAATATACCTTACTTGAGACACTATTTTTTAGAAGAGTAAGTTCAAAAGACGATCTAAGTGATAGTTTATACATATCTGAAACACAAGTATCACGTGTTATTAATCGAATCAATCAAGTCATCAGTAAATATGAATTTCAAATCAATAATCATCTCGATATTGTAGGTAATGAAGGGAATATTAGAGATTTTTTTTCTGCTTTCTTTGCAGAAAAATATAATTTACCTGAGAATTTAATGAAAGGCGATGATCTCTCTCTGATCACGGATATCATCGAAGTATTTGTAAAAGAGAATACGATCTGGGCATTAGTCAATAATGACAATCATTTGTTTTTAGGAAATATGAAATTTCATTTATTTATTTGTTTTGTTCGTTTGAAGCAAGATTATCAGTTGATATCGAGGAATATACCGTTTATTTTCCAACATTTCGCAAATGAAACAGAACTTTTAGGACGTATCAATGAAAAGTTTGTCGTCAATTTAAGAGAAGAAAACCTCCAACAACTTTTCTATGAGTTTTATCAACCGATTCATCCGACTTTACGATTACAATATTTAAATGTCCAAGTTGATGCAGTAAATCAAAAAAATAAACTAAATCAAGTAATTGAATACTTAGAAAATAAGTTCGGTATAATTTGTGAAAATCGTGATCAATTGATTCATGATATTTATTGGACAACCATGAATATGGTAAGACCCACCTATATTTTACATAATAAGAAACGAGAATTTTTTCAAAACGTAAAAAGAGACAGTCCCACACTAGTGAAAGATTTAGAAGACCGATTTTTTGAGATTTATCAGACATTAGGATCTGCATTTCATAGTTATTTAGATGAAATGATCCATCAATCTGTCTTCAAGTTGTTGACTTCCTGGTCAGATCTATGGGTACAAGTACGGAAGCAAAAGATAAAACTCAATGTCGCCCTATTATTAGATAGTTCTTATGATCATATGTGTATGCTCAAAGAGGAAATCAAATTTTATTTTCGACATAATATCAATATAGAGATTCTTCACCCTGCGACAAAAATACAAAATGATTATTTAAAAAAGTTTGATTGTCTTCTGACAGATATATATTTCAATGACTATTTTGAAGTGCCTACTCTTGGAATTTCTAACTATTTAGATGAAGTCATCATTGATAAATTGGTCGAGTACTATCACATCAAAGTGGATGAACTTGCTGAGATTTGA
- a CDS encoding LPXTG cell wall anchor domain-containing protein, with the protein MYYMIGVLLLCFMSPTVYHAQQSEIQTVHVEATIGDLGNSSENQDDTGQSTQNEEQQATGPTSNKSEGSSSKFPQTGERLTNGIALIGLLLTLFSIGSFYTFNQKEERLQKI; encoded by the coding sequence ATGTATTACATGATAGGTGTGTTGTTGTTATGCTTTATGAGTCCAACTGTCTATCATGCTCAACAATCAGAAATACAAACAGTTCATGTCGAAGCAACGATCGGTGATTTAGGTAATAGTTCCGAAAATCAAGACGACACAGGGCAGAGTACCCAAAATGAAGAACAGCAAGCTACAGGTCCAACATCAAACAAAAGTGAAGGTTCTTCCTCTAAATTCCCACAAACTGGGGAACGTTTGACCAATGGAATTGCTTTGATCGGTTTATTGCTTACTCTTTTTTCGATAGGATCGTTTTATACATTCAATCAAAAAGAAGAACGACTACAAAAAATTTAG